One part of the Rhodococcus oxybenzonivorans genome encodes these proteins:
- a CDS encoding enoyl-CoA hydratase/isomerase family protein — protein sequence MTDPAVASHPTRLERVRTNAGAEFATLTFAHGPLNLFDQAMFDAVQADVATLTEDPPRAVLLRAEGKVVSAGVDVHLFDGLSAEQAADLWQQLFADICHPIEALPCPVVYAAHGLTLTAAFEIALACDIILAAPKAKFGLVETVVGLTPSMGGPQRLAERAGSGRARELVMTGDLYDAATLQGWGVVNAVHDDVDTEARALTTRLADGPTRAHDATKQIISAWRSGGVAHADSITPEVSGALFETEDLSGAVRSFLTDGPGKASYRGR from the coding sequence ATGACCGATCCCGCTGTCGCATCGCACCCCACCCGACTCGAACGCGTCCGCACCAATGCGGGTGCCGAGTTCGCGACCCTCACGTTCGCCCACGGCCCGCTGAACCTTTTCGACCAGGCCATGTTCGACGCCGTCCAGGCCGATGTCGCGACTCTCACCGAAGACCCGCCGCGTGCCGTGCTGCTGCGTGCGGAGGGCAAAGTGGTGTCGGCGGGCGTCGACGTCCATCTCTTCGACGGGCTCAGCGCCGAGCAGGCTGCGGATCTGTGGCAGCAGCTGTTCGCGGACATCTGCCATCCGATCGAGGCACTGCCGTGCCCGGTGGTCTACGCCGCCCATGGACTGACCCTGACTGCGGCATTCGAGATCGCTCTCGCCTGCGACATCATTCTGGCCGCACCGAAGGCGAAGTTCGGTCTGGTCGAGACAGTGGTGGGTCTGACTCCGTCGATGGGGGGACCTCAGCGACTGGCCGAGCGTGCCGGTTCCGGCCGTGCCCGCGAACTGGTGATGACCGGAGATCTGTACGACGCCGCGACACTGCAGGGTTGGGGTGTGGTGAACGCGGTCCACGACGACGTCGACACCGAGGCCCGGGCACTGACCACGCGCCTCGCGGACGGACCGACCCGCGCCCACGATGCGACGAAACAGATCATTTCCGCATGGCGATCCGGTGGAGTGGCGCACGCCGACTCGATCACACCGGAAGTGTCAGGCGCGCTCTTCGAGACCGAAGACCTGTCGGGTGCGGTCCGCAGTTTTCTTACCGACGGGCCGGGCAAGGCCTCGTACCGAGGCCGCTAG
- a CDS encoding MFS transporter, which produces MDTERTARLPAAPPEQGNPWPALWALVIGFFMILVDSTIVAVANPAILTDLRTDITSVVWVTSAYLLAYAVPLLVTGRLGDRFGPKNVYLIGLVLFTGASLWCGLSGTVTMLIVARVFQGLGAALMTPQTMAVITRTFPPDRRGTAMGLWGAVAGVATLVGPLAGGVLVDNLGWEWIFIVNVPVGVIAFVLAWRLVPALETHAHKFDIPGVVLSASGMFLLVFGIQEGSSYDWSRIVWLSIGAGVVLIGIFVWYQSWNRNEPLLPLSLFRDRNFALANVGITAMGFAVTAMVLPLMFYTQGVRGLSPTESALLLVPMAVFTGVFAPFVGRLVDRTHPRYIAGTGFLLFAIALGWLAMVMSPGVAIWQLLLPIGLIGVANSCIWSPLAATATHNLPPHQAGAGAGVYNTTRQVGAVLGSAAIGALITARLSAQGMAGGSQDAGVGELPEVLKDPFATAMSQSVWLPAAILLVGFVASVCFARPLREKDSDDTVDVETSSESSLQD; this is translated from the coding sequence ATGGATACCGAGCGCACCGCACGACTTCCCGCCGCCCCGCCCGAACAGGGCAACCCCTGGCCCGCCCTGTGGGCGCTGGTCATCGGGTTCTTCATGATCCTCGTCGACAGCACCATCGTGGCGGTGGCCAACCCGGCGATCCTGACAGACCTGCGTACCGACATCACCAGCGTGGTGTGGGTCACCAGCGCCTACCTGCTGGCGTACGCAGTGCCCCTCCTCGTCACCGGCCGGCTCGGTGACCGATTCGGACCCAAGAACGTCTACCTGATCGGCCTCGTGCTGTTCACCGGTGCATCGCTGTGGTGCGGCCTGTCCGGAACCGTCACGATGCTCATCGTCGCCCGGGTGTTCCAGGGACTCGGTGCCGCGCTGATGACACCGCAGACAATGGCCGTCATTACCCGTACCTTCCCGCCCGACCGGCGCGGCACGGCGATGGGCCTGTGGGGCGCCGTGGCGGGCGTCGCGACGTTGGTCGGTCCCCTCGCCGGCGGTGTGCTCGTAGACAACCTGGGCTGGGAATGGATCTTCATCGTCAACGTGCCGGTCGGCGTGATCGCGTTCGTGCTCGCATGGCGGCTCGTTCCCGCGCTCGAAACCCACGCGCACAAGTTCGACATCCCGGGTGTCGTGCTCAGTGCGTCGGGCATGTTCTTGCTCGTGTTCGGCATCCAGGAGGGCAGTTCGTACGACTGGTCGAGAATCGTGTGGCTGTCGATCGGCGCCGGGGTGGTCCTGATCGGGATCTTCGTCTGGTATCAGTCGTGGAATCGCAACGAACCGTTGTTGCCGTTGAGCCTGTTCCGGGATCGCAACTTCGCCCTCGCCAACGTCGGGATCACCGCGATGGGTTTCGCGGTCACGGCCATGGTTCTGCCACTGATGTTCTACACGCAAGGCGTGCGCGGCCTGTCGCCTACGGAGTCGGCCTTGTTGCTGGTGCCGATGGCCGTCTTCACCGGTGTGTTCGCCCCGTTCGTCGGCCGGCTGGTGGACCGTACGCACCCGCGGTACATCGCCGGTACGGGCTTCCTGTTGTTCGCGATCGCGCTGGGCTGGCTGGCGATGGTCATGTCGCCCGGTGTCGCCATCTGGCAGCTGCTGCTCCCCATCGGTCTGATCGGCGTGGCCAATTCGTGTATCTGGTCCCCGCTCGCTGCCACCGCCACCCACAACCTGCCGCCGCATCAGGCGGGCGCAGGGGCCGGCGTGTACAACACCACCCGCCAGGTCGGGGCAGTGCTCGGCAGCGCCGCCATCGGCGCGCTCATTACTGCGCGGCTGTCCGCGCAGGGGATGGCAGGCGGTAGCCAGGACGCCGGTGTCGGCGAGCTGCCCGAGGTCCTGAAAGACCCGTTCGCCACGGCCATGTCCCAATCGGTGTGGCTACCCGCCGCGATTCTGCTGGTCGGCTTCGTTGCGTCCGTCTGCTTCGCCCGCCCGCTGCGGGAGAAGGATTCCGACGACACCGTCGACGTCGAGACGAGCAGCGAATCGTCGCTACAGGACTGA
- a CDS encoding PadR family transcriptional regulator, with the protein MVLTPLAVTILGLLNERTMHPYEMYQLADTRRGRLVKIRPGSLYHTVNRLEAERLVRTTGTDRAGNRPERTMYEITDSGRDALGRRVSDMLAAPAREYPQFPLALAEAHNLESGAVVDLLRERLGRLDQEIDELVASADGNEAPPRIFSLGNEYLLTVARAERDWLRALVSDIDSGTLSWLEFLEGLTFARPDHSGSAKD; encoded by the coding sequence ATGGTGCTGACGCCGCTCGCCGTCACCATTCTCGGTTTACTCAACGAGCGAACGATGCACCCGTACGAGATGTACCAACTCGCCGACACCCGTCGCGGACGCCTGGTGAAGATCAGGCCGGGATCGCTCTACCACACGGTCAACAGGCTCGAGGCCGAACGCCTGGTGCGCACCACGGGCACCGATAGGGCGGGCAACCGGCCCGAGCGCACGATGTACGAGATCACGGACTCCGGGCGGGACGCCCTCGGCCGCCGGGTGAGCGACATGCTCGCCGCCCCCGCCCGGGAGTACCCGCAGTTTCCGCTCGCGCTCGCGGAGGCGCACAACCTCGAGTCGGGTGCGGTCGTAGACCTGCTGCGCGAGCGTCTCGGCCGCCTCGACCAGGAGATCGACGAACTCGTGGCCTCCGCCGACGGCAACGAGGCACCGCCGCGCATCTTCAGCCTGGGGAACGAGTATCTGCTCACTGTCGCCCGCGCGGAACGCGACTGGCTCCGCGCGCTCGTGAGCGATATCGACTCCGGAACGCTGTCGTGGCTGGAATTCCTCGAAGGCCTGACATTCGCACGCCCGGACCATTCCGGTTCAGCAAAGGATTGA
- a CDS encoding GNAT family N-acetyltransferase: MDPHHLDIVRLAWSRELGLADDALTDRPGRATRADPEADTLRFLDLRGTTAMVGPDWILRRAERLSDRDLTEPATLLALVQDRSGRCSGPLTLWFTSDYQEPATGRPPVVSDDRGHVRELETACPPDDVTEAHLSTRDRWFTILDDAQQPVSSAGYSEFQGFVADVAVLTAPLFRCRGLGTQAAGIATDDALDSGLIAQFRAPRDAPASRRLAARSGYRELGTYIEVTVARSTL, translated from the coding sequence GTGGATCCGCATCATCTCGACATCGTTCGACTCGCCTGGTCGCGTGAACTCGGACTCGCCGACGACGCGCTCACGGACAGGCCCGGCCGGGCCACCCGTGCCGATCCCGAGGCGGACACCCTCCGTTTCCTCGACCTGCGGGGCACCACGGCCATGGTGGGTCCCGACTGGATACTCCGGCGCGCGGAACGACTTTCGGACCGGGACCTGACCGAACCCGCAACTCTGCTCGCCCTTGTTCAGGATCGTTCGGGCCGCTGCTCCGGACCGCTCACGCTGTGGTTCACCAGCGACTATCAGGAACCGGCGACCGGGCGACCGCCTGTGGTGTCGGACGACCGCGGGCACGTGCGGGAACTGGAGACCGCCTGCCCACCGGACGACGTGACCGAAGCCCACCTCAGCACTCGAGACCGGTGGTTCACGATCCTGGACGACGCGCAGCAGCCGGTCAGTTCCGCCGGGTACAGCGAATTCCAGGGATTCGTCGCCGATGTCGCGGTCCTGACCGCTCCCCTCTTCCGGTGCCGGGGGCTCGGCACCCAGGCCGCCGGAATCGCCACCGACGATGCGCTCGACAGCGGACTGATCGCCCAGTTCCGTGCACCGCGAGACGCCCCGGCCTCCCGTCGGCTCGCTGCCCGCTCGGGTTACCGCGAACTCGGAACATACATCGAGGTCACCGTCGCGCGAAGTACGCTGTGA
- a CDS encoding glutathione S-transferase family protein gives MTEQKQDETGSAGYVEPGSEFTRDTHYIATRITADGRDGYPVESGRYRLVAARACPWANRAIIVRRLLGLEDVLSMGLCGPTHDERSWTFDLDPGEVDPVLKIPRLQDAYFARFPDYERGITVPAIVDVPTGQVVTNDYPHITLDLSTEWTKYHREGAPELYPEELRDEIDEVAELVFRDVNNGVYRCGFAGSQSAYDSAYDRLFARLDWLEERLTTRRYLVGDTITEADVRLFTTLARFDSVYHGHFKCNRNKLSEMPALWGYARDLFQTPGFGDTIDFVQIKQHYYMVHTDINPTGIVPKGPDLSGWLQPHGREQLGGRPFGTGTPPPPPQSGEEVPAGHGA, from the coding sequence ATGACTGAGCAGAAACAGGACGAAACGGGTTCGGCCGGCTATGTCGAACCCGGTTCCGAGTTCACTCGGGACACTCACTACATCGCCACGCGGATCACCGCTGACGGACGAGACGGGTACCCGGTCGAGTCGGGCCGCTATCGACTCGTGGCCGCGCGAGCGTGTCCTTGGGCGAATCGGGCGATCATCGTGCGGCGGCTGCTCGGACTCGAGGACGTGTTGTCGATGGGCCTGTGCGGCCCGACCCACGACGAGCGGAGCTGGACCTTCGACCTCGACCCGGGCGAGGTCGACCCCGTGCTGAAGATCCCGCGCCTGCAGGACGCCTACTTCGCGCGTTTCCCGGACTACGAGCGCGGAATCACCGTTCCCGCAATCGTCGACGTGCCCACCGGGCAGGTGGTCACCAACGACTATCCGCACATCACCCTCGATCTGTCCACCGAGTGGACGAAGTACCACCGCGAGGGAGCGCCCGAGCTCTACCCGGAGGAGCTTCGCGACGAGATCGACGAGGTAGCCGAGCTCGTCTTCCGTGATGTCAACAACGGCGTGTACCGCTGCGGTTTCGCCGGCTCACAAAGCGCCTACGATTCCGCATACGACCGCCTGTTCGCGCGCCTCGACTGGCTCGAGGAGCGGCTGACCACACGCCGGTACCTCGTCGGCGACACCATCACCGAGGCGGATGTGCGGTTGTTCACCACACTGGCCCGATTCGATTCCGTCTACCACGGGCATTTCAAGTGCAATCGCAACAAGCTCAGTGAGATGCCTGCCTTGTGGGGCTACGCGCGTGACCTGTTCCAGACCCCGGGATTCGGCGACACCATCGACTTCGTTCAGATCAAGCAGCACTACTACATGGTGCACACCGACATCAATCCCACCGGAATCGTCCCGAAAGGCCCGGACCTGTCGGGCTGGTTGCAGCCGCACGGACGCGAGCAGCTCGGTGGCAGGCCGTTCGGGACCGGCACCCCGCCGCCCCCGCCGCAGTCCGGGGAGGAAGTGCCCGCGGGCCACGGCGCCTGA